The sequence CGCCGCTTCATGGATCGCCTGCTGCATAACACTTGGCCGCGTGGCTCTCGACACGCTGGGGAACGCGGACGAGGCGGCTGACTGGATGCACAGACACGGCTTCCAATCGCTGCGCCTTGTCACCGCCCATTACCACATGCCCCGCAGCAAATTGCTGTTCAAGCACGCCATGCCCACGATGAGCATCGTCTTCCATCCCGTCTTTCCAGCGACAGTCCGCTCGGAGAACTGGTGGCGATGGCCGGGCACAACAAAACTTCTGGCACAAGAATACATAAAGTACATAGCTGCATTTTTCATAACCGCGATTCTGCCGACTGGAAAATTCTGATTCATGCATTACATCAAATCCGTCATCTTTTATTTCTGGTTTATTTCCTGGACAACCGCAGTTGCAGTTGCGGGCGTTCTCCTCCTGGGTTTTCCTCGCCAATACACTCTCGCCCTCGGCAGGCTTTGGTGCCGCGGCGTACTCTCCCTGCTCCGACGGATAGTAGGGATCCGCTACGAGGTGCGCGGATCTACTCCCATCGAACCCGTGATCATCGCCAGCAAGCATCAGTCGTCGTGGGAAACGTTCATGTTTCCAATTCTACTCGGCGATCCGGCATACGTCCTGAAGCGCGAACTCACCCTGATTCCGCTTCTCGGTCGGTGCTTTGTGAAGGCGGGGCACATCGCCGTCGATCGGGCAGCTGGTGGCCGCGCGTTGAGACCGCTGATTCGCGCCGCCCGGGAGGTCGCGGCGACTGGCCGTCATATCGTCATATTCCCGGAAGGCACCAGGACGGCCCCGGGCGAGAGCGGCGTATACCATCCGGGGGTCGCCGCGCTTTATCTTCAGCTGGGGCGGCCAGTGGTGCCGGTCGCGGTGAACTCGGGTCTCTACTGGCCAAGGCGCGCTGTCCTGAAACGTCCTGGTCGAATCGTGATCGAGTTTCTGCCATCGATTCCCCCCGGCATGCGCCGCGACCCCTTCATGGCAGAACTGAGTGGGCGTATCGAGGGGGCAACACGCTCTCTCGAAGCCGAGGCCCGAGGCGAGGCGGGCCGGTGATCGGGACTCGACACAAATCCCATGCTTGGTTTAGGCTTTCGTCATATCGTGATGCGATACTGCGAGATACAGGCGCAGTGTTTCGGGGGATTAGTCAGGTGTCGGTACGCATTGCTGTCGCGGCGCTCCTTATCTTAGGAGGAGGGATAGCCTTGCCGGCGCAAGCGGAGGAAAACGAGGGCGATTCCTTCGCCGCGCTCGCGTACCTGCGGGTTCCCTTCACAGCCAAACCGTACCTCGGCCTCGCAGTTCAGAAGGATCGGGTGGAGGTGAGTCGCCCAGCCACCCGCGATTACGACACCTTGTGGGCTCAGCCAAAAGTTATCGATGTCCACCTGAACCCGCAGACGATGGAGCCCGTGCGCGTCAACGGCTTCGCCGTTTACGGTGGCCGCTCGAGTCGCTCATTTAGCGAAGTTGCTTGGTCTGCGCATATCGACAGGTAAATCTCCGGTTCGCTTCCGCCGACCAGGTCGGGTTATCAGGGCAAACGCCGCAGACGCGAAGCGAAGAAGCCATCCATTCCGCCGTGCGTACCTAAATGGTACGGCATCGTACGAAGATCCCCACACGGCGATATAAACTCCGCATGATCGCGCACGTCTGCGGCATTGACGGGATCGTGGACAACTGGAGCGCCGGAAGCGATCAGGGCATCGACCTGCTGTCGCCCCTCCTCCGGCTGCAGCGAGCAGCATGCGTACACGATAATTCCACCCGGCACCGTCATATCGACTGCAGCCCTCAGCATGCGCCGTTGCAGTTCCGCCAGCCGAGCGACATCTGATCTTGATTTGAGGTATGGCAGATCAGGGTGACGCCGGATTGTCCCCGTCGCAGAACAGGGAACATCAACAATCACTCGCTCCGCCATCTGCTCCGGACGCCAAGTCACAGCATCCGCGACAACCGCCTCTGCTACTCGTAATCGAAGACGATCGAGATTTCCCTGCAGCCGAAGCATCCGCGGTGCCGAACGGTCCACGGCAGTGACGACTGCGCCTGCAGCGATAAGCTGGGCGGTCTTCCCCCCAGGCGCCGCGGCAAGATCGATGACGGGCCGGCCGGCTATGTCTCCCAAGAGCCGAACGGGCAACGCCGCTGCCGTGTCCTGAACCCACCAGTCACCGTCCTCGAAGCCGGGCAGATCCCGGATGCTGCCGCCGCCACGTCGCCGAAGCGTCCCGGTAGAGAGAGTTTGCGCGTCGAGCGCTTCCGCATACCTGAGAGCGTCATCGTCGCGCTTTAGTGTGATATCCAGCGGCGCCTCATCGAGATGAGCTGCCGCGATAGCCTCCGCAGCGTGTTCGCCATATGCCGATACCCATGATTCATAGAGCCAGCCCGGCGTGTTGATCCCTACGGGCAGTCCCTCAGTCCCATCGGAGTGATGGCCTGCAAGCCTCCTGAGAACGGCATTCACGAGGCCCTTGTGCCCGGCGAAGCCAAGGTGTGCCGTCAGCCACACCGCCGTATCGACAGCAGCATGAGGGGGCGTTCTAAGAAACAGGAGTTCGGCGGATCCAACCCGCAACACGTCGTGCACGATGCTCGCGCGATCAGGCAATGGACGGCGTAGATGCCGAGCAATCGCCCGGTCGATCTGCCCGAGCCTGCGAAGGGTCGTTGCCACAATCATCCGCACATGTGAGCGGTCGCGGCCCTCCAGAGACGGGAGCAGAGGGTGATCTTCGAGCGCATGATCCAAGGGCCGACGATCGCGCAGGACGCTCCGCAGCAGTTCGACGGCGACCGCCCGACTTAGCGCACCGGAGATCGGCGCGTCCCGAGAAGAAGAGTAGGTCACCCCCACGGGCCGCGCTTGCCGGCCACTGTTCCAGATCCAGCGAGTTCTCTCAGACGACGGATGCGGTTCGCTGTGGCGGGATGCGTCGAGAAGAGATTATCCATGGACCCGCCGTGAAGGGGATTCACGATGAACATGTGAGCAGTCGCAGGGTTACGCTCTGCTGCGTGATTGTCGACGCGGCCGGCAAGCTGCTCCAGTCGCTGGAGCGCACTCGCCAGCCAAAGGGGTTGTCCGCAAATCTCCGCGCCCAATTTGTCTGCCTCGTACTCGCGCGTCCTGCTGATCGCGAACTGGACGAGTGCTGCTGCCATCGGACCGACGATCATCAGGAGCAGCGCGCCGACAATGCCGAGCGGATTGTTCCGATTGTCGCCAGCGGCACCAAAGAAGAATGCGAAGTTTGCCAACATCCCGATCGCGCCGGCGATCGTGGCAGTGATAGTCATCGTCAGCGTGTCGCGGTTCCGCACATGGGCCAATTCATGCGCCATCACCCCCGCGATCTCCTCCTGCGTCAGGCTGCGCAAGAGGCCTGTAGTCGCTGCTACCGCCGCGTTCTGCGGATTCCGCCCCGTTGCGAAGGCGTTCGGTTGGTCGTTATCCATGATGTATACGCGTGGCATAGGGAGCCCCGCACGCAGAGCGAGTTGCCTCACCAGGCCAACCAGTTCCGGCGCGCTCCGCGCGTCGACCTCTCGCGCTCCATACATCCGGAGCACGACCTTATCCGAATTCCAGTAGGCAAAGACATTCATCGCGGCAGCAATCATGAACGCGATCACGATACCGCCGCTACCGCCGATGAGGTATCCG is a genomic window of Constrictibacter sp. MBR-5 containing:
- a CDS encoding lysophospholipid acyltransferase family protein, whose translation is MHYIKSVIFYFWFISWTTAVAVAGVLLLGFPRQYTLALGRLWCRGVLSLLRRIVGIRYEVRGSTPIEPVIIASKHQSSWETFMFPILLGDPAYVLKRELTLIPLLGRCFVKAGHIAVDRAAGGRALRPLIRAAREVAATGRHIVIFPEGTRTAPGESGVYHPGVAALYLQLGRPVVPVAVNSGLYWPRRAVLKRPGRIVIEFLPSIPPGMRRDPFMAELSGRIEGATRSLEAEARGEAGR
- a CDS encoding transcription antitermination factor NusB; the protein is MGVTYSSSRDAPISGALSRAVAVELLRSVLRDRRPLDHALEDHPLLPSLEGRDRSHVRMIVATTLRRLGQIDRAIARHLRRPLPDRASIVHDVLRVGSAELLFLRTPPHAAVDTAVWLTAHLGFAGHKGLVNAVLRRLAGHHSDGTEGLPVGINTPGWLYESWVSAYGEHAAEAIAAAHLDEAPLDITLKRDDDALRYAEALDAQTLSTGTLRRRGGGSIRDLPGFEDGDWWVQDTAAALPVRLLGDIAGRPVIDLAAAPGGKTAQLIAAGAVVTAVDRSAPRMLRLQGNLDRLRLRVAEAVVADAVTWRPEQMAERVIVDVPCSATGTIRRHPDLPYLKSRSDVARLAELQRRMLRAAVDMTVPGGIIVYACCSLQPEEGRQQVDALIASGAPVVHDPVNAADVRDHAEFISPCGDLRTMPYHLGTHGGMDGFFASRLRRLP
- the htpX gene encoding zinc metalloprotease HtpX, whose product is MRRLRGVIAVLNHARTFMLLAAMTALFLGIGYLIGGSGGIVIAFMIAAAMNVFAYWNSDKVVLRMYGAREVDARSAPELVGLVRQLALRAGLPMPRVYIMDNDQPNAFATGRNPQNAAVAATTGLLRSLTQEEIAGVMAHELAHVRNRDTLTMTITATIAGAIGMLANFAFFFGAAGDNRNNPLGIVGALLLMIVGPMAAALVQFAISRTREYEADKLGAEICGQPLWLASALQRLEQLAGRVDNHAAERNPATAHMFIVNPLHGGSMDNLFSTHPATANRIRRLRELAGSGTVAGKRGPWG
- a CDS encoding YdcF family protein; translation: MRQSIRFLRFPLIAAAVCASGLVIGFLIFVSNLPREVENPDRHTDAIVVLTGGSDRVATGIKLLERGLGKHLLISGVPDEVALRDLTMQVPSAASWIACCITLGRVALDTLGNADEAADWMHRHGFQSLRLVTAHYHMPRSKLLFKHAMPTMSIVFHPVFPATVRSENWWRWPGTTKLLAQEYIKYIAAFFITAILPTGKF